From Oncorhynchus keta strain PuntledgeMale-10-30-2019 chromosome 8, Oket_V2, whole genome shotgun sequence:
ATCTGAAATTATGGATATCTGTAAACTACTGGAATCCAGGATTCGGGCCCAAAGATAAAAATGTAAGAAAAAGGAagtttcattatagcgcttgatggtttttgcaactgcacttgaagaaactttcaaagttcttgaaatgttccgtagtgaaggtgttcttaatgttttgtacactcagtatagaTGTGCCCACAGTCCACACACAACTTTCCTCTCTATTTAGCGCCTAAGTCTGCTCTCTGGTGGTGTAATCAATGTATTTTACTTTACAAATATTTTCTACAAGCATAAACAGAGTTTTAATCAAACCAGAAACACCATTAGCTACATCAGTACTTTATATTATACACAACACAATGTGTTAATGCCCCTGACCTGTATTTCAGATAGTTGGGAGGCTACATATGTTAGAAACGCTTTTTTCAGTAATTTTGACAGATTGCAGTTTGTCCTCCTAGGGCGCCTGTATTTGACTTACGAAAACATTTTGGATTTTTAAACGTTGGGCGCCTTTTCTACTGCATCTTTTGTGATCAAGACAAAACAGGACAGAAATATTGGTAAGAATAATCACTGAATTTGTTCATAAACCTTTATCACAAAATATAATATTCGCACTTGAGTAAATTAGGTCGTGGATCGCTAATTTTGGGTCCTTGCGATATATTATGATTGTTATTGAAGTTAGCTAGCCAGCTTTGCTAGCATTGAGGTACTTTGACTCTGTCTTATGTGTTCACAGATCGGTGAAAGAATGGACTCTTCTATTGCCAGTGATGTGAATGCATTTAAGACGCCCTGCAAACCATACAAGATTAAAAGCCCTCTCTCTGATGGCGCACCCAGTCCTAGAACCCCTATAACCATCCCTGCCTCCCCTTTCATGAAGAAACTGGGATGTGGAACTGGGGTGAATGTTTATCTCATGAACAGGTTTGTTTTGTGGGATAACCTTTATGTAATTCATCCTTAATCCCAGCCAACTATAGACATTTTTCCATATGTTAAATACACATCATTGGTATATCTTTCCTATATCTCTTTACAGTATATTCTGTCATTTAGCTTCTCAATATTACCTATGGAGTTGGTATGTCATGTTCCTATGTGCTCTTTTGCAGACTTGGTACATTTAACCAGTCTCCATGGGCTGTCAAAAAGATCAACAGCAAATGTGCCTCAAAACAGGTGGGTGTATTCCAGAGAAGACTCAGTGACGAGGCAAAGATCCTGAAAGGCCTGCACCACCCAAACATTGTTGGATTCCGTGCCTTCGCCACTGCCAAGGATGGCTCCAAGTGCCTGGCCATGGAGTATGGTGGGGAGCAGTCCCTGAACGACctgatagagaggaggagagaggagggcctGAAGGCTTTTCCAGCTGCCACCATTGACAAAGTGGCCTTACATGTGGCACGTGGCCTACAGGTAACATCCTGCTCATCTTTTGAATCTAGTTTTCACCTGGTATTGATCTGGAATGGGTTACAGGGGGAGGAATGGAGATGCAGCTTGTAACATAAAGCTGTAATACCAGGAGTACTGTAGTGTCGACTGGATGTGATCATCCAGCTCATCGATATGGATTGGCTCTATTCTCATGCTTTGGGGCAGAGAGGTCATGTAAGCAAATGTAATTCAAGATTGCTGTTATACATTTCCCCTCAATCAACGTGAATAATACGTGGTGATGGAGGGTATTTGAGTTTCTCCTTCATTAGTGTCATTACGTCAACAATTTCAGGTTTAGGATTTCAAATGTTCTGTAATCCCCGGAATCGTTGATTCATGGCCTAGCTATGACCAAATTAACTGAAAAACCACCATGAAACACCCCTCTTAAATGGAAATGATTTTCCTGTTTTCTCATTCACTGTCAGTTACCAGATGCTTAATGTTATTCCATATTTTAATGGGAATCAAACGCATATGGCTGTGTACAATTTGGTATAGAAAATATATTAAGGAAACGCTTGAAATGTATATTTGTTTCACCTTCAGTACCTTCACAACGCAAAGAAGCTACTACATGGCGACATGAAGTCTTGCAATGTTGTCATCAAGGGAAACTTTGAGACTGTCAAAATCTGTGATGTGGGAGTCTCCTTGCAGATGGATGAGAATATGAAAGGTAGATATCACCATCTGAGCTCAATACATACACTCAAACACTGGTAAAATAGGCAGGACTTGGTATTTTGGTCTCTTTTCTACATCTGTTGCTGTTGTTAGACaacctgtctttgtctctgtttaGAAAGTGTGAACCTGAGAAATTAGCCGGATGTAGGACCTGAACAAAATGCATTCCTCGCCCTCTTTAGTTTAGGTCTTGGGGTGTAAT
This genomic window contains:
- the LOC118386903 gene encoding lymphokine-activated killer T-cell-originated protein kinase homolog isoform X2; this encodes MDSSIASDVNAFKTPCKPYKIKSPLSDGAPSPRTPITIPASPFMKKLGCGTGVNVYLMNRLGTFNQSPWAVKKINSKCASKQVGVFQRRLSDEAKILKGLHHPNIVGFRAFATAKDGSKCLAMEYGGEQSLNDLIERRREEGLKAFPAATIDKVALHVARGLQYLHNAKKLLHGDMKSCNVVIKGNFETVKICDVGVSLQMDENMKVSNPKAEYVGTEPWTPKEALEGGVITDKADIFAYGLTLWEMMTLAMPHLEILDSEEGDDSLEDGFDEDAYYEKLGTRPALDSVSLGGAYQRMVELFWLCTEENPQKRPSATQIVQVLESNKNSEVIVID
- the LOC118386903 gene encoding lymphokine-activated killer T-cell-originated protein kinase homolog isoform X1 → MDSSIASDVNAFKTPCKPYKIKSPLSDGAPSPRTPITIPASPFMKKLGCGTGVNVYLMNRLGTFNQSPWAVKKINSKCASKQVGVFQRRLSDEAKILKGLHHPNIVGFRAFATAKDGSKCLAMEYGGEQSLNDLIERRREEGLKAFPAATIDKVALHVARGLQYLHNAKKLLHGDMKSCNVVIKGNFETVKICDVGVSLQMDENMKVSNPKAEYVGTEPWTPKEALEGGVITDKADIFAYGLTLWEMMTLAMPHLEILDSEEGDVTFSDDSLEDGFDEDAYYEKLGTRPALDSVSLGGAYQRMVELFWLCTEENPQKRPSATQIVQVLESNKNSEVIVID